In one window of Eggerthella guodeyinii DNA:
- a CDS encoding helix-turn-helix transcriptional regulator: MEDHYEDDFTRHLAEELKDPEFRKYWEEDEAEFQLRLAIIDARNETGMTQEQLAKASGLNQRVISRIQTGNANPTLRTIGKLARGFGKKVEIRFV, translated from the coding sequence GTGGAAGATCACTACGAAGACGATTTCACGAGGCATTTGGCCGAAGAGTTGAAAGACCCCGAATTCCGGAAGTATTGGGAAGAGGACGAGGCGGAGTTCCAGCTGCGGCTCGCCATCATCGACGCGCGCAACGAAACCGGCATGACGCAGGAGCAGCTTGCGAAGGCGTCGGGGCTGAACCAGCGCGTGATCAGCCGCATCCAGACCGGCAACGCGAACCCGACGCTGCGCACCATCGGCAAGCTGGCGCGGGGGTTCGGCAAGAAGGTCGAGATCAGGTTCGTGTAG
- a CDS encoding type II toxin-antitoxin system RelE/ParE family toxin, whose protein sequence is MMLVDYYALPSGRQPAKDYIKSLDGKLKSKTMRSVELLRTKGHLIGEPESKHLEDGIFKLRTTMGNNTSRILFFFCVGDVAVLTHGFVKKTQRTPRREIAKAKRYREDYRARDLKG, encoded by the coding sequence ATGATGCTCGTCGATTACTATGCGCTTCCGAGTGGCCGTCAGCCCGCGAAAGACTACATCAAATCGCTTGACGGCAAACTGAAGAGCAAGACGATGCGCTCGGTCGAGCTGTTGCGCACGAAAGGGCACCTGATAGGCGAGCCGGAATCGAAGCACCTCGAAGACGGCATATTCAAGTTGCGAACGACGATGGGAAACAATACCAGTCGGATACTGTTCTTCTTCTGCGTCGGCGACGTGGCGGTTTTGACGCACGGGTTCGTCAAGAAGACCCAGCGCACGCCCCGAAGGGAGATCGCAAAAGCGAAACGCTATCGTGAAGACTATCGAGCTAGGGACTTGAAAGGGTGA
- a CDS encoding deoxyribonuclease IV yields the protein MFTIGCHLSSAKGYLHMAKDAVSIDATTFQFFTRNPRGGRAKAIDPKDVAAYAVYAPEHGITRILAHAPYTLNPASDKQQTRDFALMVLAEDLGRMEETPHQLYNMHPGSAVGQTHEEAIAKIADALNQSLLPVQTTTLLLETMAGKGSEIGGTFEELAAIIAQVELESHVGVCLDTCHVWDAGYDIVGDLDGVVEEFDRVIGLDRLRAIHLNDSQNARGSHKDRHARIGEGEIGFAALAAVTNHPKLRDLPFYLETPNDKLSGYAEEIAALREAHAIS from the coding sequence GGGCTACCTTCACATGGCGAAGGACGCCGTGTCCATCGACGCCACCACGTTCCAGTTCTTCACGCGCAACCCGCGCGGCGGCCGCGCGAAGGCCATCGACCCGAAGGACGTGGCGGCGTACGCGGTCTACGCGCCCGAACACGGCATCACGCGCATCCTGGCGCACGCCCCCTACACGCTGAACCCCGCATCCGACAAGCAGCAGACGCGCGATTTCGCGCTCATGGTGCTGGCCGAGGATCTCGGCCGCATGGAGGAAACGCCGCATCAGCTGTACAACATGCACCCTGGCAGCGCCGTGGGCCAGACTCACGAGGAGGCCATCGCGAAGATCGCCGACGCGCTCAACCAGTCGCTGCTGCCCGTGCAGACCACCACGTTGCTGCTTGAAACGATGGCGGGGAAGGGCAGCGAGATCGGCGGGACGTTCGAGGAGCTGGCGGCCATCATCGCGCAGGTGGAGCTCGAGAGCCACGTGGGCGTGTGCCTCGACACGTGCCACGTGTGGGATGCGGGCTACGACATCGTGGGCGACCTCGACGGCGTGGTGGAGGAGTTCGACCGCGTGATCGGCCTCGACCGCCTGCGCGCCATCCACCTCAACGACTCCCAGAACGCCCGCGGCTCGCACAAGGACCGCCACGCGCGCATCGGCGAGGGCGAGATCGGGTTCGCGGCGCTCGCCGCCGTCACGAACCACCCGAAGCTGCGCGACCTGCCGTTCTACCTGGAAACCCCCAACGACAAGCTGTCAGGCTACGCCGAAGAAATCGCCGCGCTTCGAGAAGCGCATGCCATTTCCTAG